The following nucleotide sequence is from Aneurinibacillus soli.
CCGCATTCATAAATAACAACAAGGAGGAACCTACATGAGTCGTGCACGCTTTTTGATTATGAACCTTGTCGCTTTTCTCGTCATTATCCTTCTAGCCATTGGAAGCTATACGTACTACTATAAATCCGCCAACTATATTACAACGGATGACGCCAAGGTTTCCGGAAAAATCATTCCCATCTCAGCCCTGACTGGTGGCAAATTGACAGACTGGAGTGGAACAGAAGGAACTTCATTCTCTGCTGGTGCAACCATCGGAAAAATTTCATCCCCTCAAGAGTCAATTGATATTACTGCGCCAATAGACGGTACCCTTGTACAGAATAAAGTAACAAAGGGGCAGATGGTAGCACCCGGACAATTGCTTGGTCAGATGGTGAATATGAAACAATTGTACATTGAAGCAAACATCGAAGAGACCTCCATTAAAGATGTGAAGAAAGGGGCAGAAGTAGACGTAACCTTCGATGTAAACCCGAATACGACTTTCAAAGGAAAAGTGGAACAAATCGGACTGGCGACAAATTCCATGTTTTCGCTACTGCCGCCGCAAAATGCGAGTGGTAACTACACCAAAGTAACACAGCATGTACCGGTTCGCATTTCCATCGACAGTTATCCAGCAGAAGCTGTACCCGGCATGAATGCAACCATCCGGATTCATAAATAAAGAAAGGAGGGGATTATATGGCAGAAGAACATCGGTCAAGCTATATTCCGCTGCTGTCTATTATGATACTCGGTCTGTTTCTGGCAATTTTGAACCAGACGCTGTTAAACGTAGCCATTCCGCACTTAATTACGGAATTTAACGTTACAGCAACGACTGCACAGTGGCTTTTGACCGGCTATATGTTAGTAAACGGGGTTTTAATCCCATTAGCCGCGTTTTTGATTGAGCGTTTTGGCATTCGTCGGTTGTTTTTGTCCGCCATGATATTTTTTACCGTTGGTTCACTCGTATGCGGGATGGCACCGACATTTTCCATCTTATTAATCGGGCGTTTAATTCAGGCAGTAGGTGGCGGGGTGTTAATGCCGCTTGTTATGACGATTATGCTGGCCGTATTCCCCCCCGAGATTCGCGGCAAAGGAATGGGGATTCTTGGCCTGGCGCTTATGTTTGCACCTGCGATTGGGCCAACGCTGTCTGGCTGGGTAATCGAGCATTACAGCTGGCGCGTTCTATTTAACGGCATCGCTCCACTTGGTGTCATCGTAATTGTGGCAGCTTTTGTGCTGCTTCGCGATACGACTACGCCCAAAAAAGTACCGCTGGATATTCCGGGGACGATTACATCCGTGATTGGGGTTGGATCCTTGCTGTACGGATTAAGTGAAGCGGGTTCAAAAGGATGGAGCAGCGCGATCGTACTGACAACCCTTATAATTGGCGTGGTAATGATTGCAGCCTTTGTTGTGCTGCAGCTTAATTCAACTCGCCCGATGCTCGACTTCCGGATTTTCAAATACGATATGTTCTCACTGTCTAGTATCGTCAGTGTCATCGTAACCGTCGCGATGTTTTCTGGCATGTTCTTGCTGCCGATCTATCTGCAAAACTTGCGCGGCTTTACAGCACTTGAGTCTGGTTTGCTGATGCTTCCGGGTGCCGTTATTATGGGGATTATGTCTCCGATCTCCGGCACGCTATTTGATAAATTCGGACCGCGTCCGCTGGCGCTGATCGGAATGTTTATTACAACCGTGACAACGTATGAGTTTACAAAGCTTACGCTAGAGACAAGCTATTCGTTTATTTTGATCATCTATATGATTCGTTCGTTCGGGATGTCTTTCTTGATGATGCCAATTATGACTGCAGGCTTAAATCAGTTGCCTGAAAGTAAAAACAGTCACGGTACCTCGATGTCGAATACACTTCGTCAGGTTTCCGGCTCACTCGGAATTAGCATCTTTACTACGATTTTTAGCACCCGGACGA
It contains:
- a CDS encoding efflux RND transporter periplasmic adaptor subunit encodes the protein MSRARFLIMNLVAFLVIILLAIGSYTYYYKSANYITTDDAKVSGKIIPISALTGGKLTDWSGTEGTSFSAGATIGKISSPQESIDITAPIDGTLVQNKVTKGQMVAPGQLLGQMVNMKQLYIEANIEETSIKDVKKGAEVDVTFDVNPNTTFKGKVEQIGLATNSMFSLLPPQNASGNYTKVTQHVPVRISIDSYPAEAVPGMNATIRIHK
- a CDS encoding DHA2 family efflux MFS transporter permease subunit — encoded protein: MAEEHRSSYIPLLSIMILGLFLAILNQTLLNVAIPHLITEFNVTATTAQWLLTGYMLVNGVLIPLAAFLIERFGIRRLFLSAMIFFTVGSLVCGMAPTFSILLIGRLIQAVGGGVLMPLVMTIMLAVFPPEIRGKGMGILGLALMFAPAIGPTLSGWVIEHYSWRVLFNGIAPLGVIVIVAAFVLLRDTTTPKKVPLDIPGTITSVIGVGSLLYGLSEAGSKGWSSAIVLTTLIIGVVMIAAFVVLQLNSTRPMLDFRIFKYDMFSLSSIVSVIVTVAMFSGMFLLPIYLQNLRGFTALESGLLMLPGAVIMGIMSPISGTLFDKFGPRPLALIGMFITTVTTYEFTKLTLETSYSFILIIYMIRSFGMSFLMMPIMTAGLNQLPESKNSHGTSMSNTLRQVSGSLGISIFTTIFSTRTITHLNTFGEAANTMNPSFSTSFQSLVQSIMAETGASAAQAQSQAAAALFGQASQQASILGLSDSFLWATGVAFVGFVLSFFLRDVRKDTTAKIEKVVPIEDDRRKLGTGPA